The Planococcus versutus genome contains a region encoding:
- the tuf gene encoding elongation factor Tu yields the protein MGKAKFDRSKTHANIGTIGHVDHGKTTLTAAIATVLAKKSGGEARSYAQIDNAPEEKERGITINTSHIEYETDSRHYAHVDCPGHADYVKNMITGAAQMDGGILVVSAADGPMPQTREHILLSRQVGVPYLVVFMNKCDMVDDEELLELVEMEVRDLLSEYDFPGDDIPVIKGSALKALEGEPEWEEKIVELMNAVDEYIPTPPRDTDKPFMMPVEDVFSITGRGTVATGRVERGQIKIGDNVDIIGITEEPKSTTVTGVEMFRKLLDYAEAGDNIGALLRGVSRDDVQRGQVLAKPGTITPHTEFKAEVYVLSKEEGGRHTPFFTNYRPQFYFRTTDVTGVCNLPEGVEMVMPGDNIEMIVSLISPIALEEGTKFSIREGGRTVGAGVVATITK from the coding sequence ATGGGTAAAGCTAAATTTGATCGCTCAAAAACACACGCAAACATTGGTACTATTGGTCACGTTGACCATGGTAAAACTACTTTGACTGCAGCAATCGCTACAGTTCTTGCTAAAAAATCAGGTGGGGAAGCTCGTTCGTACGCACAAATCGACAACGCTCCTGAAGAAAAAGAACGTGGAATCACAATCAATACTTCACACATTGAATACGAAACTGACTCTCGTCACTACGCACACGTAGATTGCCCTGGTCACGCCGATTATGTTAAAAACATGATCACTGGTGCTGCTCAAATGGACGGCGGAATCTTAGTAGTATCTGCTGCTGACGGCCCAATGCCACAAACTCGTGAGCACATCCTTCTTTCACGTCAAGTTGGTGTACCTTACCTAGTAGTATTCATGAACAAATGCGACATGGTAGATGACGAAGAACTTCTTGAATTAGTTGAAATGGAAGTACGTGATCTTCTTTCTGAATATGACTTCCCTGGCGATGACATTCCTGTTATCAAAGGATCTGCTCTTAAAGCTCTTGAAGGAGAGCCTGAGTGGGAAGAAAAAATTGTTGAATTAATGAACGCTGTTGATGAGTATATTCCTACTCCACCACGTGATACTGATAAGCCATTCATGATGCCTGTTGAGGATGTATTCTCAATTACTGGCCGTGGAACTGTTGCTACAGGACGTGTTGAACGCGGACAAATTAAAATTGGTGATAACGTTGATATTATTGGTATCACTGAAGAGCCAAAATCTACAACTGTAACTGGTGTAGAAATGTTCCGTAAATTACTTGACTATGCTGAAGCTGGCGATAACATCGGTGCACTTCTTCGCGGAGTTTCTCGTGATGACGTACAACGTGGACAAGTATTGGCTAAACCTGGCACAATTACTCCACACACTGAATTCAAAGCTGAAGTTTATGTTCTTTCAAAAGAAGAGGGTGGACGTCATACTCCATTCTTCACAAACTACCGTCCACAGTTCTACTTCCGTACAACTGATGTAACTGGTGTTTGTAACCTTCCTGAAGGTGTAGAAATGGTTATGCCTGGAGATAACATCGAAATGATCGTTTCTCTAATCTCTCCTATCGCACTTGAAGAAGGAACTAAGTTCTCTATCCGTGAGGGTGGACGTACTGTAGGCGCTGGCGTTGTTGCTACAATTACTAAGTAA